From Rhodanobacteraceae bacterium, the proteins below share one genomic window:
- a CDS encoding Type III restriction-modification enzyme helicase subunit: MATYLPKEYQRSVLDSVQKYFRTVQSIGNADSAFYNATLELWNRGIAYHPIDGFDTAMPYFCLRVPTGGGKTWLAAKSVALVNAELLRTEFSVILWLVPSNTIREQTSRALRDREHPYHAALRESGPITVLSLDEAKSVTRATLESTTTVIVSTVQAFRRENTEGLKVFESNGALMSHFEHLDHVQTAELQRDENGAVVCSLANVLRLRRPFLIVDEAHNSRTPLSFATFAQFRPSGIMELTATPDTESTPSNVLHSVSAAELKTENMIKLPIRLETEGDWQECLADAIDCRGQLQAAAETERRHGAAYLRPIVLIQAEPRRKDIETRDVDAVKRALVENHNIPEDEIVIATGETRGLEAIEKEYAAGVADERCPVKYVITQQALAEGWDCPSAYVLVSMAELRSSTAVEQLLGRILRQPQAQARTSALLNQSYAFVVSRDFGQTASALRDRLVDGAGFERREVGDFVAARKDEQARLDLSARPGKVVVTPVSVELPEAPDLRDLPKPVRDKLEWDRKASTLTITVPLTDDETATVQASVTQPEAKKAIEAAAERCRASVEMFQTPAERGEILSVPQMALRVQGELQLFDDPEALDYPWELSPYDADPTKPQIEALDGNRIGEGGEIDVDSESGRVTTRFIAELQRDLGLSYRPEHWDETRLATWLTRNLPETAIPHASKRAFVARWLRALLDAEGFDLARGNRQKFLIRTLLESRVRELRQAAVSEAYQSALFGVDAASRVAVGDDYIFTFNPQGYAPSRDYDGRFGVFDFRKHYYGRIGDFDSKEEFECACKLDAWGQAGRMQFWVRNLVRKEGCSFFLQKADGRFYPDFLCKLNDGSVLAVEYKGSQGWTDAQEDRDIGGLWDALSGGRCKFVMVRRRQWETVEALL; the protein is encoded by the coding sequence ACGCCACGCTTGAGCTATGGAACCGCGGCATCGCCTATCACCCGATCGACGGCTTCGACACGGCGATGCCTTATTTCTGCTTGCGCGTGCCGACCGGCGGAGGCAAAACCTGGCTGGCGGCGAAAAGCGTGGCGCTGGTCAACGCCGAGCTGTTGCGCACTGAATTCAGCGTGATTCTGTGGCTGGTGCCCTCCAACACCATCCGCGAGCAGACCTCGCGCGCGCTGCGCGATCGCGAGCACCCATATCACGCGGCTTTGCGCGAGAGCGGCCCGATTACCGTGCTGTCGCTGGACGAGGCCAAGAGCGTCACCCGCGCCACGCTGGAATCGACCACCACAGTGATCGTTTCCACCGTGCAAGCGTTCCGGCGCGAGAACACCGAAGGCCTGAAGGTGTTCGAATCGAACGGCGCGCTGATGTCGCATTTCGAGCATCTGGACCATGTCCAGACTGCGGAACTGCAGCGCGATGAGAATGGTGCGGTGGTGTGCTCGCTCGCCAACGTGTTGCGCCTGCGCCGTCCGTTCTTGATCGTAGACGAAGCCCACAACAGCCGTACACCGCTGTCGTTCGCCACCTTCGCGCAGTTCCGGCCCAGCGGGATCATGGAGTTGACCGCCACGCCGGATACCGAGAGCACGCCCAGCAATGTGCTGCACAGCGTGTCGGCGGCGGAACTGAAAACCGAGAACATGATCAAATTGCCGATCCGCCTCGAAACCGAAGGCGACTGGCAGGAGTGCTTGGCCGACGCGATCGACTGCCGTGGCCAGTTGCAGGCCGCCGCGGAAACCGAACGCCGGCACGGTGCGGCATACCTGCGGCCGATCGTGCTGATCCAAGCCGAGCCGCGACGCAAGGACATTGAAACGCGCGACGTGGATGCAGTGAAGCGAGCGCTCGTCGAAAACCACAACATTCCCGAAGACGAAATCGTCATCGCCACCGGCGAAACGCGTGGCCTGGAAGCGATTGAAAAGGAATACGCAGCGGGCGTCGCCGACGAGCGTTGTCCGGTGAAGTACGTAATCACCCAGCAGGCGCTGGCGGAAGGCTGGGATTGCCCGAGCGCGTATGTGCTGGTGAGCATGGCCGAACTGCGTTCATCGACGGCGGTCGAGCAGTTGCTGGGTCGCATCCTGCGCCAGCCGCAGGCGCAGGCGCGTACGTCGGCGCTGTTGAATCAGTCGTACGCGTTCGTGGTATCGCGTGACTTCGGTCAGACCGCAAGCGCGCTGCGCGACCGGCTGGTCGATGGCGCGGGTTTCGAGCGGCGCGAGGTCGGCGACTTCGTGGCGGCGCGCAAGGACGAACAGGCCCGGCTGGATTTGTCGGCGCGGCCCGGCAAGGTGGTGGTAACGCCGGTGAGCGTGGAGTTGCCGGAAGCGCCCGATTTGCGCGATTTGCCCAAGCCCGTGCGCGACAAGCTGGAGTGGGACAGGAAGGCCAGCACGCTCACGATCACGGTGCCGCTTACGGACGACGAAACTGCGACCGTGCAGGCGAGTGTCACTCAGCCGGAAGCCAAAAAGGCCATCGAGGCTGCGGCCGAGAGGTGTCGTGCGTCGGTCGAGATGTTCCAGACGCCAGCCGAACGCGGCGAAATACTGTCGGTGCCGCAGATGGCGCTGCGCGTGCAGGGCGAGCTGCAGCTTTTCGACGATCCCGAAGCGCTGGATTATCCGTGGGAGCTGTCGCCTTACGACGCCGATCCCACCAAGCCGCAGATCGAGGCGCTGGACGGCAACCGCATTGGCGAAGGCGGTGAAATCGACGTCGATTCCGAATCCGGCAGGGTCACCACACGCTTTATCGCCGAGCTGCAGCGCGACCTTGGGTTGAGTTACCGGCCCGAGCACTGGGACGAAACGCGGCTGGCGACATGGCTGACGCGCAACTTGCCCGAGACGGCAATCCCCCACGCCAGCAAACGCGCTTTCGTCGCGCGCTGGCTACGCGCATTGCTAGATGCCGAAGGTTTCGACCTGGCGCGCGGCAATCGGCAGAAATTCCTGATCCGCACGTTGCTGGAGTCACGAGTGCGCGAATTGCGGCAAGCCGCCGTGAGTGAGGCATATCAGTCGGCACTGTTCGGCGTTGACGCGGCCAGCCGCGTTGCGGTCGGTGACGACTACATCTTTACGTTCAACCCGCAAGGCTACGCGCCCAGCCGCGATTACGACGGTCGCTTTGGCGTGTTTGACTTCCGTAAGCACTATTACGGCCGCATCGGAGACTTCGACAGCAAGGAAGAGTTCGAGTGTGCCTGCAAGCTAGACGCGTGGGGCCAAGCCGGTCGGATGCAGTTCTGGGTGCGTAACCTCGTGCGCAAGGAAGGCTGTTCGTTCTTCCTGCAGAAAGCGGATGGCCGGTTCTATCCTGATTTTCTGTGCAAGCTCAATGACGGTTCGGTCCTGGCCGTAGAGTACAAGGGCAGCCAAGGCTGGACCGACGCGCAAGAGGACCGCGACATCGGTGGCTTATGGGATGCGTTGAGCGGCGGTCGCTGCAAGTTCGTGATGGTGCGAAGAAGGCAGTGGGAGACTGTCGAAGCGCTGCTGTGA
- a CDS encoding Coupling protein VirD4, ATPase required for T-DNA transfer — MPAWLWLAGHAFLWLAFRGHEQPGATLLTWPAYLRSYGAVENVRHWLIASGVTATAVIVAPLALFFQKPKPPQHGRARFARLGEIRRAGLLTQKGDGIIVGRRGKHFLTAGIDKYPHVMLAAPTGSGKGVGVVIPNLLNWNHSVIVLDIKKENWEITAGFRAAHGHDVFLFGPASPLRQTHRWNPLAYIREDASLRVDDIQKIAHILFPDIAGTDPIWTASCRSLFLGLVLYLLETPDKPVTLGQVARESFAGDDQRFTGIIEARQAQGTPYSDSCAHALLDYVCTSDNTRTSIRKTFTSRFELFLNPILDAATAANDFDLEALRRRRTSIYIGITPDNLSRLSPLLNLFFQQVVDLNTRELPEHNPALKYQCLLLLDEFRSLGKMPLIIEAIAFLRGYGVRLLPIFQSPSQIRELYGEEAACTFFQNHQVRISYTPPDMTVATEISRELGTYTYQARSTSRPSTFSTGTRSMSESDHARALLLPQEVKEIGEEQALVLAKGCQPIQADKIRWYRDPAFMHRRRSPPFVAPVPLVSNADTRGSSSSGAVEAADLDTVYDRPLSDFCLDLSDVTLPSGEVSQAEAEAAADQLFSAMSR, encoded by the coding sequence GTGCCGGCGTGGCTGTGGCTGGCCGGTCACGCCTTTTTGTGGCTTGCCTTCCGTGGCCACGAGCAACCGGGGGCAACTTTGTTGACTTGGCCGGCCTATCTCAGGAGCTATGGCGCGGTTGAGAACGTCAGGCACTGGCTGATCGCAAGCGGCGTAACCGCTACCGCGGTGATCGTGGCGCCCCTCGCGCTGTTCTTCCAAAAGCCCAAACCGCCTCAGCACGGCCGGGCCCGCTTCGCCCGGCTCGGAGAGATTCGCCGCGCGGGGCTGCTCACGCAGAAAGGCGACGGGATCATCGTGGGCCGCCGCGGCAAGCACTTCCTGACCGCAGGCATCGATAAATATCCTCATGTGATGCTCGCAGCACCTACGGGTTCAGGCAAAGGCGTGGGCGTCGTGATCCCGAACCTGCTCAACTGGAACCACTCCGTCATCGTGCTGGACATCAAAAAGGAGAACTGGGAGATCACGGCCGGTTTTCGTGCCGCTCACGGCCATGACGTGTTTTTGTTCGGTCCCGCCTCGCCGCTACGCCAGACGCACCGCTGGAATCCTCTCGCCTATATCCGCGAAGACGCCTCGCTGCGGGTCGACGACATCCAGAAGATTGCCCATATTCTCTTTCCGGATATCGCCGGCACCGATCCGATCTGGACGGCCTCGTGCCGCTCATTGTTTCTGGGGCTGGTTCTTTACCTTCTGGAGACCCCGGACAAGCCGGTCACGCTCGGCCAGGTTGCACGCGAATCCTTCGCCGGCGACGACCAACGGTTCACCGGAATCATCGAAGCGCGCCAGGCGCAGGGAACTCCCTACAGTGATTCCTGCGCGCACGCGTTGCTGGACTACGTGTGCACCTCGGACAACACGCGCACGTCGATCCGCAAGACATTCACCTCGCGCTTCGAGTTGTTCCTGAATCCCATCCTCGACGCCGCGACCGCGGCGAACGATTTTGACCTGGAAGCACTGCGGCGGCGGCGCACGAGCATCTATATCGGCATCACCCCGGACAATCTTTCCCGTCTCTCACCTTTGCTGAATCTGTTCTTCCAGCAAGTCGTGGACCTCAACACGCGTGAATTGCCCGAGCACAACCCGGCGCTCAAGTACCAATGCCTGCTGCTGCTTGATGAGTTCCGTTCGCTGGGCAAAATGCCCCTGATCATTGAGGCGATCGCATTCCTTCGCGGATACGGTGTGCGGTTGCTACCGATCTTTCAGTCCCCCAGCCAAATTCGTGAACTGTATGGGGAAGAAGCTGCGTGTACCTTCTTCCAGAACCATCAGGTTCGGATCAGCTATACGCCGCCCGACATGACCGTGGCCACGGAGATCAGCCGCGAGCTTGGCACCTATACGTACCAGGCAAGGTCGACGTCCCGGCCGTCAACGTTCTCCACAGGCACCCGCTCGATGAGTGAATCGGACCATGCGCGTGCTCTTTTGCTTCCGCAGGAGGTCAAGGAGATCGGCGAAGAGCAAGCCTTGGTCCTTGCGAAAGGCTGTCAGCCCATCCAGGCCGACAAGATTCGCTGGTATCGCGATCCAGCATTCATGCACCGGCGGCGATCGCCACCTTTTGTCGCGCCCGTGCCCTTGGTTTCGAATGCCGATACCAGGGGTTCATCGTCCAGCGGAGCGGTGGAGGCGGCCGATCTTGATACTGTGTACGATCGTCCACTGTCGGATTTTTGCCTCGACTTGTCCGACGTGACCCTTCCCTCCGGGGAAGTTTCCCAAGCCGAGGCCGAAGCAGCGGCGGATCAGCTCTTCTCCGCCATGTCGCGTTAA
- a CDS encoding ATPase: MDLPQPADTARACSAVETFLQPLRGLLSKNVTEVVINRPAEVWTEGRDGWRIHAMPSLTYDHLRTFATLIANSTQQTIHEGAPLVAATLPTGERVQAIVPPAVPAGTVSLTIRKPSKLRFDLHDYEKSGAFDKVLVDADPTRVMEDQLSGLLAAHRIREFMELAVRSKQNIVISGATGSGKTTAMKALVDLVPSEERLITIEDTPELDIIKQPNHVRLFYSKDGQGVSRATPKMLLEACLRMKPDRILLAELRSDEAFYFLRNINSGHPGSITSVHATSPRLAIEQLMLLVKESAGGANLSREDIKHLLFMLVDVVIQFSVVDKARRVTGIYYDPQRKRTLPG, translated from the coding sequence ATGGACTTACCGCAGCCCGCTGACACCGCCCGGGCATGCTCGGCTGTCGAGACGTTCCTGCAGCCGCTGCGCGGGTTGCTCTCGAAGAATGTCACCGAAGTCGTCATCAATCGGCCGGCCGAAGTCTGGACGGAAGGACGCGACGGCTGGCGGATTCACGCCATGCCGTCGCTGACGTACGACCACCTGCGCACCTTCGCCACCTTGATCGCCAATTCCACACAACAGACGATCCACGAGGGGGCGCCCCTGGTCGCAGCCACGTTGCCCACGGGGGAACGCGTTCAAGCCATCGTGCCGCCCGCGGTTCCTGCGGGCACCGTCAGCCTCACCATCCGCAAGCCCTCCAAGTTGCGCTTTGATCTGCATGACTACGAAAAATCCGGCGCCTTCGACAAGGTTCTCGTCGATGCAGATCCCACGCGGGTAATGGAAGACCAGTTGTCCGGGTTGCTCGCGGCACACCGCATACGCGAGTTCATGGAACTCGCCGTGCGCTCGAAACAAAACATCGTGATCTCCGGCGCAACGGGCTCCGGCAAGACAACCGCAATGAAAGCGCTCGTGGATCTGGTTCCGTCCGAAGAGCGTTTGATCACCATCGAGGACACACCCGAACTCGACATCATCAAGCAGCCCAACCATGTTCGGCTGTTCTACTCCAAGGATGGCCAAGGCGTCTCCAGGGCAACGCCCAAGATGCTGCTGGAAGCCTGTTTGCGCATGAAGCCCGACCGTATCCTGCTTGCCGAGCTGCGTTCGGATGAAGCCTTCTATTTCCTGCGCAACATCAATTCCGGGCATCCCGGCTCGATTACCTCGGTGCATGCGACGTCGCCGCGCCTGGCCATCGAGCAGCTCATGTTGCTGGTCAAGGAATCGGCGGGCGGAGCCAATCTATCGCGAGAGGACATCAAGCACCTGCTGTTCATGCTTGTCGACGTCGTCATCCAGTTCTCGGTGGTCGACAAGGCGCGCCGCGTCACCGGTATCTACTATGACCCGCAACGCAAGCGTACCCTTCCGGGTTAG
- a CDS encoding Inner membrane protein of type IV secretion of T-DNA complex, TonB-like, VirB10: protein MSVDPSNEVAERGIPQVGRPRKGNRWFLLAFVALGIVLVMALAARAMLGALASRTHTSHGATLTPAPPDLTRTAFEGQSTPPPPPPSSASAGTSTLSGQTSAPMTPAQKAAADLAERRKRAPLLAIGGTSLTTQSAAEQPAAALPDLEIGSREQQGQPPQSTLSNALSATRTAQVSASLLPDPNMTLTQGMFLDCILQTALSSEVPGMTSCVLARNIYSTNGKVLLLERGSRLVGQYQAAQLRQGQSRIFVLWTRAETPNGVIINLDSPSTDALGRSGLAGTVDNHFWARFGSALLVSVVDDLASNAVQDSGGSNNNSLTFTNTTNSANDAAAIIVENSVNIPPTLTKAQGAHVNIFVARDLYFGNVYGLTAAR, encoded by the coding sequence ATGAGCGTCGACCCCTCCAACGAAGTCGCCGAAAGGGGCATCCCGCAAGTCGGCAGACCCCGTAAAGGCAACCGGTGGTTCCTCCTGGCGTTCGTCGCACTTGGGATCGTGCTGGTGATGGCACTCGCGGCACGCGCGATGCTGGGCGCACTTGCAAGCCGTACCCACACTTCACATGGAGCTACGCTCACCCCGGCTCCGCCCGATCTGACGCGCACCGCCTTCGAAGGGCAAAGCACTCCCCCTCCTCCGCCCCCGTCGAGTGCGAGCGCCGGGACATCCACCTTGTCCGGACAAACATCAGCCCCGATGACGCCCGCCCAAAAAGCAGCGGCGGACCTCGCGGAACGCCGCAAACGGGCACCGTTGCTGGCGATCGGTGGCACAAGCCTCACCACTCAAAGCGCCGCGGAGCAACCGGCCGCGGCATTGCCGGACTTGGAAATTGGGAGTCGCGAGCAACAAGGTCAGCCGCCTCAGAGTACGTTGTCCAATGCGCTGAGCGCCACGCGCACCGCGCAGGTCAGTGCATCGTTATTGCCCGACCCGAACATGACCCTGACGCAGGGCATGTTTCTGGACTGCATCCTCCAGACTGCCTTGTCCTCAGAGGTACCGGGCATGACGAGTTGCGTGCTCGCGCGCAACATCTACTCGACCAACGGCAAGGTGCTCCTGCTGGAACGTGGCTCGCGCCTCGTCGGCCAATATCAGGCTGCGCAACTGCGCCAAGGCCAAAGCCGCATATTCGTGCTGTGGACGCGTGCCGAAACGCCGAATGGCGTCATCATCAATCTGGATTCACCCAGCACCGATGCTCTGGGTCGCTCGGGTCTCGCCGGCACCGTCGACAATCACTTCTGGGCCCGCTTCGGCTCCGCATTGCTGGTTTCGGTCGTCGATGACCTGGCCTCCAATGCAGTCCAAGACAGCGGCGGCTCTAACAACAACAGCCTTACCTTCACCAATACCACGAACTCCGCCAATGATGCAGCGGCGATCATCGTCGAGAACAGCGTCAACATCCCGCCGACGTTGACCAAGGCGCAGGGCGCACACGTCAACATCTTCGTCGCACGCGATCTGTATTTCGGGAACGTCTATGGACTTACCGCAGCCCGCTGA
- a CDS encoding P-type conjugative transfer protein VirB9 — MRAFFLTLLMLLLLMPTFVSAETIPKGGPYDARIKTVIYNPSDVVKIVGHYGYSTDIEFAADEHVQSIALGDSLAWEVAPAGSHLFVKPREDNAVTNATVVTNKRVYQLSLDARHVTGLTGARSKGMFFEVRFRYPEDAAALAQAQRAQADQARLVAKLDAAPKPVNWDYYACGERSLWPSEVFDDGRFTYLRFPNAQEIPAIFIINADGTESLVNGEMRHDEYVVQTTARKLVLRRGKSVACMQNRHYNPRGSATPTDTVSPDVQRTLRAQASRGNINATPPVVVPTAQATGVGAISAPVEPGAAPPSRTSTQPAPRMQRADPDQGSSP, encoded by the coding sequence ATGCGCGCGTTCTTCTTAACCCTGCTGATGCTCCTGTTGCTGATGCCGACCTTCGTCTCGGCCGAAACCATCCCGAAGGGCGGTCCCTATGATGCGCGCATCAAGACGGTCATATACAACCCGTCCGACGTGGTCAAGATCGTCGGCCATTACGGCTACTCGACCGACATCGAATTTGCGGCAGACGAGCACGTACAGAGCATTGCGCTCGGCGATTCCCTGGCCTGGGAAGTCGCCCCGGCCGGCTCACATTTGTTCGTGAAACCACGCGAGGACAACGCGGTCACGAACGCGACTGTCGTTACGAACAAGCGCGTGTACCAGTTATCGCTGGACGCGCGGCATGTCACCGGGCTCACCGGCGCGCGTAGTAAGGGCATGTTTTTCGAGGTGCGTTTCCGCTATCCGGAAGATGCGGCCGCCCTGGCGCAAGCCCAGCGGGCCCAAGCGGATCAGGCACGGCTCGTTGCCAAGCTCGACGCCGCACCGAAACCGGTCAACTGGGATTACTACGCCTGTGGCGAACGCAGCTTGTGGCCATCGGAGGTCTTCGACGATGGCCGGTTCACCTATCTGCGTTTCCCGAATGCGCAGGAGATCCCTGCGATTTTCATCATCAACGCCGATGGCACCGAAAGCCTGGTCAATGGCGAGATGCGCCATGACGAGTACGTCGTTCAAACGACTGCACGCAAGCTCGTCCTGCGCCGTGGCAAGTCGGTTGCCTGTATGCAGAACCGCCATTACAACCCACGCGGCTCGGCCACACCTACCGACACGGTAAGCCCGGACGTACAGCGGACCCTTCGCGCGCAAGCCTCTCGCGGGAACATCAATGCGACTCCTCCAGTGGTGGTCCCGACAGCGCAAGCAACCGGCGTGGGAGCGATTTCCGCACCGGTAGAACCTGGTGCAGCGCCTCCGTCCCGCACCAGTACGCAACCCGCACCCCGAATGCAACGCGCCGATCCCGACCAAGGAAGTTCCCCATGA
- a CDS encoding Inner membrane protein forms channel for type IV secretion of T-DNA complex, VirB8 translates to MNDCPETVAFLDAAKAWETDQLVRAHRSERRAWIFAGVGLVIALTAVVAVALLTPLKTVEPFVVRVDKNTGATDIVTRLTDQRESYNEAIDKYFLARYVTYRGSYSKAMAYPDYEAVTTMSSPQVANAYFEQIKPNNPHSPTAVYGKDGQVDVSVNAIAFLGQGVAQVRFTRTEHMPNAQDKITRWIATITYRYLNPPTDEKARLVDPIGFQVSDYRLDPETVPTGA, encoded by the coding sequence ATGAATGATTGCCCGGAGACAGTCGCCTTTCTCGATGCAGCGAAGGCATGGGAAACCGATCAGCTCGTGCGCGCGCACAGGTCCGAACGCCGCGCGTGGATCTTCGCCGGTGTCGGTCTCGTTATCGCGCTTACCGCCGTGGTCGCGGTCGCGCTGCTGACCCCGCTCAAGACCGTCGAGCCATTCGTGGTGCGGGTGGACAAGAACACGGGCGCGACCGACATCGTGACCCGCCTGACCGATCAGCGCGAGTCCTACAACGAGGCGATCGACAAATACTTTCTGGCGCGTTACGTGACGTATCGGGGTTCCTACTCGAAGGCGATGGCGTACCCCGACTATGAAGCCGTCACGACCATGTCCTCACCTCAAGTGGCGAATGCCTACTTCGAGCAGATAAAGCCGAACAATCCGCATTCGCCGACTGCCGTCTACGGCAAGGACGGCCAGGTCGATGTTTCGGTGAACGCCATCGCCTTCCTCGGCCAAGGCGTGGCCCAGGTACGGTTTACGCGGACCGAGCACATGCCGAATGCGCAAGACAAGATCACGCGCTGGATCGCGACGATCACGTACCGCTACCTCAATCCCCCGACTGATGAAAAGGCCCGGCTGGTCGATCCGATCGGGTTCCAGGTCAGCGATTACCGGCTCGACCCCGAGACTGTGCCGACAGGAGCCTGA
- a CDS encoding Minor pilin of type IV secretion complex, VirB5 yields MKRKASALALGVALGSAALCMAPQTAYAQAVVIDPANLQQAIVRYMAMIQQLEQLKAQLEQAKQEYASITGSRGLGAIDAENYTANIPTNWHETLAAMQNGGQVGALANQIRNEASELNQPQFANVDPTVVQALTTHLNDAATAQALNAQTYDDSGTRFQRLTDLMNQINGTTDMKSIGELQARIEIENGMLLNELIKLQSMNSLIDNNRRVQQQKETQDDYQLTAAKY; encoded by the coding sequence ATGAAGCGCAAAGCATCGGCACTGGCATTGGGCGTGGCCTTGGGCAGCGCAGCACTCTGCATGGCGCCGCAAACGGCGTACGCCCAAGCCGTCGTGATCGATCCTGCCAACCTGCAGCAGGCAATCGTCCGATACATGGCAATGATCCAGCAGTTGGAACAACTGAAAGCCCAGCTCGAACAGGCCAAGCAGGAATACGCATCAATCACCGGCAGCCGCGGCCTCGGCGCGATCGACGCCGAAAACTACACGGCCAACATTCCGACCAACTGGCACGAAACCCTCGCCGCGATGCAAAACGGCGGCCAGGTCGGCGCACTCGCCAACCAGATCAGGAACGAAGCCTCCGAACTCAACCAGCCGCAGTTCGCCAACGTCGATCCGACGGTCGTGCAGGCGTTGACCACGCATCTCAACGATGCCGCGACCGCGCAGGCACTCAACGCCCAGACCTACGACGACTCCGGCACACGCTTCCAGCGGCTGACTGACCTCATGAATCAGATCAACGGCACCACCGACATGAAGTCGATCGGAGAACTGCAGGCACGCATCGAGATCGAAAACGGCATGCTCCTGAACGAACTGATCAAGCTGCAATCGATGAATTCCCTCATCGACAACAACCGCCGTGTCCAACAGCAAAAAGAAACCCAGGACGACTACCAGCTCACCGCCGCGAAATACTGA